One stretch of Arachis hypogaea cultivar Tifrunner chromosome 20, arahy.Tifrunner.gnm2.J5K5, whole genome shotgun sequence DNA includes these proteins:
- the LOC112786832 gene encoding uncharacterized protein: protein MVDHFIVCIDRIIPSTSCLPSPPHHDHVPEQEQACSSSNSSSSNYKRHDDDVVVECRICQEEDQIHFMEAPCSCNGTLKFAHRKCIQKWCNKKGNTICEICNQVFSPNYSLPIVRSNDIIAIDLRQEWERNTDLRVALTSAENQLMQREYEEYAITQTSSIACVRCATLIVRK, encoded by the exons ATGGTGGACCATTTCATTGTTTGCATTGATCGTATAATACCTTCCACCTCTTGTTTACCATCACCGCCGCACCATGATCATGTTCCAGAACAAGAACAAGCCTGCTCCTCCTCCAATTCTTCCTCTTCAAATTACAAGCGTCACGATGATGATGTGGTTGTGGAGTGTAGAATATGTCAGGAGGAAGATCAAATCCATTTCATGGAGGCCCCTTGTTCCTGTAATGGCACTCTCAAG TTTGCTCATAGAAAGTGCATCCAAAAGTGGTGCAACAAGAAAGGAAATACAATATGTGAAATCTGCAATCAG GTATTTTCACCAAACTATTCTCTTCCAATAGTCAGAAGCAACGACATTATAGCAATTGATCTAAG GCAAGAATGGGAGCGTAATACAGATCTTCGTGTTGCTCTAACATCAGCAGAGAACCAGTTAATGCAAAGAGAATATGAAGAATATGCTATCACACAAACCAGTAGCATCGCTTGCGTCCGCTGTGCCACTCTCATTGTAAGGAAATAG